In the genome of Triticum urartu cultivar G1812 unplaced genomic scaffold, Tu2.1 TuUngrouped_contig_183, whole genome shotgun sequence, the window TATACAACAACTAAATACAATAAAATACTCCCGCtgatccaaaataagtgtcgcagTTTTAAGGTAAACTTAGTGATAAGTTGTTGCGGTACAGAAATAGTGCTAGACCCCTCCCCTCCCTCCCCCGaccccgcgcccgcgccgcctccccgGGGGGCGGTCGGGACGGCTCCCCCGCTCTCCTCTCCTTCCCTCCcctccccccgccgccgccggcggagCCCACGGATCTGGCCAggcgggctggcggcggcgggtcCTTCCTTACCCCGCGTGCGCACCTCCTAAACCGAGGTCAGGGCTGGCGGCGGGTGCCCTTCGGCTGACGGCGGCCCGACGGCCTGGTGGCGGCTGGCGGTGGCCCGTCGCGGTGGTGGCGCCGTCCTTTGGCGGTGGGGCGGCCTGGTGGCACAGGTTGGCCGGCGGCGCGTCCCCGGCCCAGATTTGGGCCCTTAGGGCCCCATCTGGGTCCTAGCGGGCTGGCCCCCGGGCGTGGCCTCGTTGTCTGCGGCGTGGTGAGCAGGAGAAGCGGCTCGGATTTGGGGCAGCGACACCGACGGCGTGCCGGTAGCAGCGCGAAGGCGGGAGCTTTACGGGCCCACGAGGGCTCGGCCGGACCTGTGGGCCCACGGGCCTGGTGTGCTCCTGCTATTGCGTCCGGACAGCTACCGTCGCGGACGGTGGAGGTGGGTCCCTCCCGCATGCCGACGGTGCTGATGCCCTAGTCCCGGCTCTGATTCTTCGCCGTGCTGTCCTCACTTCGCGGTGCCGCGGTGACACGGCGTGGGGGCCTCATGACCGCGTTGGCGCACGGTGGTGGTTGGTTTGGTGGCAGGCTCCGGGGCGCCCGAGGTGCAGGTTGGGATCGGGGGAAACCCCTATCGGCATGGCCAACTCCGGCGCGGTGGCGCCTGTGGGTGCCACTTGACCTTCCGGGATGGCGTCGGGGCTACCCTTCCTCTCGCCTCGTCGTGTACCGGGGGAAATCCCTAGCAGCAGCGTCGTCATCGTCGCaatccttcttggaggtgttgataGGTGCCGGCGCTTCGAAGTCTTGGAGTCTAGTGGAAGATCCTGGTGGGCGCTGCCATCGTGAGGCTTCTTCGTTTCTGTTGATCCGCCGTTGTCGGCATttgtttcttttgtttttctttgtCGTTTCTTTTGGGCGTGACTGTGCTGCTTCCGTCCCAGCACCTATCCATGTATGATTCGGTTGGTTGCTTTGTATACAAAGCGGGGGAAATCCTTTTTCGGTAAACTAAGCTTAGTTCAAACCTTAGTTCAAAACTGCTAAAGTAAGGTTCGTTCAATCTTAATTCAAAACGACAACACTTATTATGGATTGAAGGGAGTATATATATTCTGAGTTTCAGCATTTATAGTATCAATCCAAATATTATTATTCCAACAACCGAACAAGCAGCCAATTTTTCCTACTCCACGAGAGGTGTGTCCCCTCATGCATGAATGAGGCAGCATTGTGGTACACAGTCCACGCATACTGGTACTTTGTTTAGGAGGACGATGTATACTATTGATGGAGACTTGAGCTAGGTAAATATGCCAGCTGAAGCGAAGTGTTTGTCATGGCATGCATGCCCACACAGGCCGGGTCCTAAATAATGACTGATCGTCCATCTGTGGAGGCATCTCGTTTTGGCCATGTATACCTTTGCTTATTATGCGCGGACATATGCACATGCATGCATGTCTGTGGCCCTGGCCCCAAGAGGACAAAGAGAAGAAATTCACGTATGGTGCTGATGTTGAAGAAGATCATCGGTACATTTTTCATCCAAAGTATGCCAAAAAGAATCCAAGTTTAATTAGATGCCACATTGTCACCATACTTCAAGGAGTGATTACGTTGTCATACTCCGTCGTTAGTAGCGATCGGTGCAACCTCGCGCCGCCGTGCCCACAGTCATAGAGCCGCAACACCAAAATATTTAAGGGGAAGACACATACTTCACCATGAAAACTGGTTTAAAACGCCCCCGCGTCGCCTAGCTTAGGCGACACGGGCGGCGACTCAACCCCGCCGTCCAGCAGCTCCATCCACCGGTgcctcctccctcgccgccgctgGGCAAAGCCCGCatgctggcggcggcggcggggcctcTCCGTCGCTCGGCGCCCTTCCTAGGGGGTCGTAGCCGGGAGCGCTCGATCCAGATGCGCCCGGCGCCTTGCGCATGGCCGGGCCGGCAGCTGGCCGTGCGGCGGCCTCACGCTTCTCGGGTGAGGTTGTGGTGGCGGGGGCGGCCAGTTTCGGTTGGTTTCAGCCAGATCCACGTGCAGCGCGGGGCGCGGATGGTGAGGCGTGGCGGGTGGGACCAGGGCCGTACCCCGGAAATTGAGGCCCCGGAGCGAAATCACAATTTAGGCCCCATGTATAAGAAAGTCAAGTAGGCAATTTAAACATTATTTTTATTAGTCACTACAGCAGTACAGATTTCTCAAGGAACTACATAATACAAGAGAAAAATCTTAGAATTTTGAGCTACAGGTCCATCTTTTACTCTGTTAGCCAAAGCGTGCCATCCTTTGAACATTTCTTGATACAAAATCTTCAATTAGATCTTCATAAGCAACCCCCTCCAGTATATCATTTTCAATTGCTATAGTAGCCAACCCACTGAGCCTTTCTTGTGTCATTGTTGAACGTAGATAGGACTTCAATAATTTCAATTTGGAGAAACTTCTCTCAGCTGATGCGACGGTCACTGGAATAGTTAACAAAATTCTATATGCAATAGTTGCATTAGGGAAACAATCTAGCCGTTTAAGAAATTTCAAGATATCAACCGGCCCCATATTATCATTTGGAATGAAACTTTTAAGTAAATTTAGCTCAACATATAATTCACTACCATTAATGTCTGATTTCCCCCCACTCTTTAGTGCAGCCTCAAGAACACTACAAGAATATTTTAAGCTCTTCTCATCCAATGATTTTAGTGCATCAGAAGTAAATGAAAAACCAAAGTTCTTTTGGAATGATTCATATTGCTCAAATCTTGTTGTAAGTGAACTGATAGCCTGATCAACAACAGGAATAAAATATTTTCTCCTAAATGATTCATGTGCAGGTTGTGAAGAAATTAACACATCATCTGGGTTTTCATCAAATTGTTTCTTTCTTTTAATCTCACGCTTTTGACGAAATGTAGGATCGATCTCCATTTCAAGTGCAATTTCTTTTGCTTTTTCCAATGCATTACAAAAACCAGTGTCTCTATACCCATTAAAAAAGGTAATTAGCCCCTGCACTTGCTCAATAGCAACATCAATAAGCATATCCTATGATtgtaagttcttgctgaccagaCTGACGGCATACAGTATTTCATACCAAATAACAATAGCTACTAAAAATTCAAAATCACCAAGTTCATTATTCGCGAGAGATTTAGCTTCACTGCTAGTTTTTGGATCATTATCAATATCAGATACTTGCAGTAAAGCTTCTCGTATGTTCGAAATCTGAAATCTTATAGCTTTAACACTATCTATTCGACTCTCCCAACGACTAGATGACAACAACTTGAGAGTCAATCCTGTTGTATCATCTATATTATCTTTCAAGATCTGCCACTTTTTAGTTGAATTAGCAAATGTTGTGTACATGCGTTGTATGATTCCAAAAAAGTCCTTTGCTTTACCACAAGTTTTTGCCATGTCACAAAGTGTCAAATTAAGACTATGACAACCACATGCTGAATAAAAAGCTCTAGGATTTTTATCCAAAAGTTTCCTTTGAACACCATTATTCTTACCTTTCATATTCGCACCATTATCGTAGCTCTGTCCTCTCACATCATCTATATCCAGGTCAAGATTCCGTAGTTCTTCCTGCAAAACATCAAAAAGCCCTTGCCCAGTTGTATCATTGACATCCAAAAATCCTAAAAAGGATTCCTCAATGGAAACAAAAGTCGAAGATGCATTGAAATATCGTATTATCAGAGACATTTGTTCTTGGTGGCTCGCATCAGGGCTACAATCAAGTATAATGGAAAAATACTTTGCTTCtttaatttttttaattatcTCTGACTTAATTGCAGAAGCAAGCAAATGTATTAACTCATTTTGGATCCCATGACCAAGGTAATGAACATGAGTTTCATTGTTTGTTATGCGCCTAACATGCTCCTGAATAATTGGGTCGAACTCAGCTAGCATTTCAACCAAGCCTAAGAAATTTCCATTATTATCTTGATACAATGTCGAGTTAGTACCACGAAATGCAAGATTGTGTTTCGCAAGAAATTTTACCATCAAAAGAATTCTAAATAGAACTTTTCTCCAATGGTCCTTTTCTTTCTCAAGTTGTCGCTGCGCTACACAATTAATAGTTTGATGCTTTTGCAACCGTAGTCGCAAATCATACCAAGTGACCATATTCAGAACATGTTCGGCACTTGTTTCATGCTCTCTAATTCTAATGCTAATATGTGCCCAATCATTAAAACCCTCACTAGGCAAATGACCCTTTCCATGCCCCTTTCGAAATAATTTGCAACAAAAGCAGAATACCTTGTCAAGTTCTCTAGAGTATACAAGCCAATCTCTATCACACTTCTCTCCATTTGGTAGAACTCTTGTGTAAAATATCGAAGAAAAGCATCTTTTATTTTTATCCTTCCGGCCTTTTTTTATAGTTAAATCTCTTTTGGGACCATTTTCTACCAAGATGTCAATCGTTTTTGAGTCAAGGGCATCCCAATTCCTTGGATCAAATATATCTGGCCAGAAAGAAACATTACCATCGGAAGATGCATCCATGTTATTCTTATCAGATGAACTATCCATGTTTTCATTAACACTAGCGCCAACGACATTTCCATGGAGGTTAGCCTCATCAGGATAGTATTCTCAACCTGAATGTTGTCAACATTATCATCAACATCAGCCTCTATATTCTGATTTTCGGAAGAAACTTGTGATTCTTTCACAACAAATTTATCAAGAGACCCCTTCAGAGAATGAATAAGATTTTCAGCTTTTTTCTTCTTTGTACGTTTTTCATACCCAGATTTATACTTCTTACCAGGGCGTTTAGAACTAGAAGACATCTTAAAAAATTAAGAAAAACCAAGGATACACAAATGCAAGAAAGAACAACGGATCAActaaaaaaggggtgaaaagggGGCGAAACAACCTTTGGTTGCTGACTGTTCACGGATGCAGATCATCAGGCGGGGGCGCTTGGTGCTCTGATTGCTCACCTCCAAGGACTGCGGCCACCAAGCAGCGAGATTCCAACCCAGGCCTGTTCCAACCTCTTGATTTTCTAAGGGGACGATGGATGGATTGATGGATCAGTGGAAGAAGCAGTAGAAAACGCCCTAATTTATAGATTGATGCGGAAACGAACCTGCAGTTCATTGTGTACTTGCCATCAACGGCTCTCTTCTTGGATAATAATTGGGAAGCCATCCGAGAAAGGAGATGAGGAGTCTGCGAGTTAATTGCGAGCGAGTTAATTCACCAGCCGCCGGCGAGTCCTGGTCTCGAGGAATAGAGTTGTAGAGAGAGAGAAAAGAACAGGGGAATTCGATCCGTCTTCAGTCTTCTGGAATTCTCCGTGAGAGAGATGAGTTGGGCTATGGGCCTGCTGTTCCGTTGGGGCTTGGTGGATTAATTGACGTGCGTTGGGCTGGGGCTGCACTTTATTTTTCTTCGCAGTTTAACGATCCAGTCTTTCCTCTTTATTAATCTCAGGATTTAGTAATATATATATAGTACTTGAACAAAAATTGGGGGCCCCAGATTTTTGGGGGCCCTTTGCAGCGGCTCCACTTGCACCTGTGGATGTACGGGCCTGGGTGGGACGCCGGGGCGGCGGCCTCGGTCCGGGCTCCCGGTGTGGCCTGGGCGTGGACGGCGCGCGTGCGCGCGGCGGCGGCTCGGCTCCAGATGTGCGTGTGGGGCGCAGATCGACGGCTGGGCACGGCGACGGCTGACGCGCGTCGGGCGCGGCGACCGGCGGCTGGGCGTGGTGGATGCGTTGCTCTGGAGTGTGTGGTGTGCTGCGGAGGGAGCTCGTCTGCTCTGCTGTCGCTCGTGCGGCTCTGATTGGATCTGGTGCGAGTTCGTGCTTCGATCTGGATTCTACACGATGCGATGCGGCATGGGTTGATGCGG includes:
- the LOC125526776 gene encoding uncharacterized protein LOC125526776: MEIDPTFRQKREIKRKKQFDENPDDVLISSQPAHESFRRKYFIPVVDQAISSLTTRFEQYESFQKNFGFSFTSDALKSLDEKSLKYSCSVLEAALKSGGKSDINGSELYVELNLLKSFIPNDNMGPVDILKFLKRLDCFPNATIAYRILLTIPVTVASAERSFSKLKLLKSYLRSTMTQERLSGLATIAIENDILEGVAYEDLIEDFVSRNVQRMARFG